From Thalassospiraceae bacterium LMO-JJ14:
TCACGCATTTCGGTCTCGACGTTGTGCATGCCTATATGGGCCATGTGCAGGACAACGCCGAGGAATCCGTCCGCCGTGTCCTCGATGTGCTGGCCGACTGCGAATTCAACTATCCGATGGACAACGGCGATCAGATTCAGGTCAAGATCACCGTCGACCGCAAGGCGCGCGAGGCACTGATCGACTTCACCGGCACCTCGCCACAAGGCAATCACAACTACAATGCACCGCTCGCGGTCTGCAAAGCGGCGGTGTTGTATGTGTTCCGTACGATGGTGGATGACGAGATCCCCTTGAACGAAGGCTGCCTGAAACCGCTCAAGATCAAGGTGCCGAAAAAATCGATCATCAGCCCGGAATACCCGGCGGCCGTGATCGCCGGCAACACCGAGGTCTCGCAGTGCATCACCGATACGCTATACGGCGCACTCGGCGTATTGGCATCGTCGCAAGGCACGATGAACAACTTTGTCTACGGCAACGACGTCCATCAGAACTATGAAACCATCTGCGGCGGCACCGGCGCGGGTGACGGTTTCGACGGCTGCGATGCCGTGCACTCGCACATGACCAATACGCGGATGACCGACACGGAAGTGCTGGAAAACCGCTTCCCGGTCCGGGTCGAGGAATTCTCGATTCGCAAGGGGTCGGGTGGTGACGGCAAGAATCACGGTGGCAACGGCGTGATCCGCAGCATGCGGTTCCTGGAAAAAATGACCGCCACCGTGCTGTCCAGCCACCGACATACAGACCCGTTCGGTCTTAAAGGCGGCAAGGCCGGCGAGCGCGGCGAGAATTTCGTGGTCCGCGCCGACGGCAGCATCGACAAATTGCGCGGTAACGACGAGACGGAAATGAATCCGGGCGACACCTTCGTTCTGAAAACGCCGGGCGGCGGGGGGTACGGGACGCCGGATTGACCGGCGGAAAGGCAGACCGGGCCAACCGGGCCGGATAGAATTTGTGATGATTTAGGTGATTTTAACGCAAAATCTTGTATGCAGAACGCCAAACCGGTATTTTTGAGGCGAATCGCTTTGCAGGCGAACAGTCTTTCAACAAGACCCGGCTGTTCGATGCAGGCCTGTAACGGTCGGGATACTCTGGGAGCGTGGCATTGCCATTTAAACGGCTGACAATTTGCCTATCCGTTGCCGCCGCTTGTCTGGCGGCGGTTCCGGTACCGGGCATGGCCAATCCCATCGAGATTGAACTGACCGGCTTGATTACCCAGCATCCGCAGATCAAGGCCGCCGAAAAATCCCTGCAGTCATCCCGTCAGGGTGTGAAGTCAGCGATCGCCAATTTCTATCCGACGGTTTCGCTAACGGGCGATGCCGGTTACGAACATATCGACAGCCCGTCCGCGCGAAGCGACAATGCACCGGAAGGCGACGCATACGGTCGCACGCGCAATACCGCATCGCTGACCGTGACGCAGAATCTGTTCAACGGCTATGCTAACGCCTCGGCGGTAAGAACGGCGCGGCTCAACCGGGAATTGGCACAGATTTCCTTCGAAGGCACACGGCAGAACACCATATTCGAAGGCATCCAGGTCTATATAGATGTGCTGCGCCAACGCCGCCTGATCGAACTCGCCCGCGAAAATGAAGCGACCATCCAGCGCCAGCTCAATCTCGAAGACGAACGCGTGCAGCGCGGCTCCGGTGTGGCGGTCGATGTGCTGCAGGCCAAGTCCCGGCTGCAGATCGCCAAGGAACGGCGCGTCAATTTCGAAGGCGCGCTGGAAGACGCCATCAGCCGCTATACACAGGTCTTTGCCCATCCGCCGGATATCGAAGCAATGCTCGATCCCGAACCGCCGATCGACCTGATCCCGAGCGAACTGTCCAAATCGATCGATATCGCCATCGTCGAAAATCCTGCCGTCGGTAACTCCGGGACCACCGTCGAAGTCGCCCGAGAGCGCCGTCGCACAGTCCGTGCCGAGCTGTTCCCGACGGTCGATCTGGAAGGCACCTATAACTACGAGAAGCACAACAACGCGACGCTCGGCACCCGGCGCGATTACTCGCTCGTTGTCTCCAGCACGTGGGAGCTTTTCTCCGGGTTCTCGACCCGCGCCTCGATGGCGCAGGCGGCTTACGATTATCATGCCAGTAAGGACCAGCACGAGTACACGGTCCGCAAGGTGGTCGAGCAGAGCAAGCTCGCCTGGCAATCGCTTCTGACCGCACGCGAACGCCTTGAACTGCTTGAAAACGCCGTCAATATCGCATCGGAAGTATTCGAAAGCCGCAAGAAACTGCGCGAGGCCGGGAAAGAAACCGTGATCAACGTTCTCGACGCCGAGAACGAGGTCAACAACGCGCAGATCAACTACACCTCAGCCTTCTATGACGAACGCCTCGCCGTCTATCAGCTTCTCCTCGCCATGGGCCGGCTCGACAGCAAGAACCTCGCGCTCGGTTTCTAGCCCGAAAGACCTTAAATCCATGTCCCTTCTCGTCAGCTTCGAAGATATTCAGGATGCCCGCGCGCGGCTGCACCCTTCCGTCCGCCGTACGCCGATCCTTCCCGTAGCCCGTGACAGTCGCGAAATCGGCGCAGAGAAACTCTCTGTCAAATGCGAGAACCTGCAGGTCACCGGGGCCTATAAAATACGCGCCGCTTTCACCATGCTCGACCGGCTTTCAGCCGCTGAGAAAGCGAAAGGCGTCGTTCTGACCTCAAGCGGTAATTTCGCCCAGGCTTTCGCATTCGCCGGCCGACTTCTCGGCGTACCGATCTGTGTCGTCATGCTGAACGAAACCAGCGCCTACAAGGTGGATGCGACCCGTGATCACGGCGCCGATGTCGTCTTCTGCGACGATGCCCTGGCCCGTCAGCCGATGGTCGGACAAGTTGCCAACGAGCGCGGCATGACCGCCATCGACACCTGGGAAGAATACTGGATTACCGCCGGTCATGCCTCACTCGGCATGGAAATCTGCGAGGACGCGCCGGATGTGCAGCAGGTTCTGGTCCCGGTCTCGTCCGGCGGCGTCGCCGGCGGCACCGCCGCCGCGGTCAAGCACATACGCCCGGACGTCAAGGTCATCGGCGTGCAGCCCGAACGCGCCAATGCGGCTTATGTCTCGCGGGCGGCCGGCGAACCGACGGCCATCGATTACTGGGACAGCATCGCCGACGGCCTGTCGGCACGGCGTCCTGGCGAACGGCCGTTCGCGCATCTCGAAGCCTATATGGACGATATCGTTTTGGTGTCGGAAAACGATATCGGCCGCGCCTTCGTCACGCTGCTGACCCGCGCCAAGCTGCTGGGTGAAGCCGCCGGTGTCGTTGCCTCGGCGGCGTTTCTGGCGGGCAAGGTCGATACCTCTTTGAATACCGTCGCCGCGCTGACCGGCGGCAATCTGACCCGCGAAAGCATGGACAAGCTTTACGCCCTCGCCGAGGGCTGAAACCCTTTACCCGCCCCCGGACGCAGAAAGACCCGGCCGAAGCCGGGCCTTTCCTCGGGAACGCCGGGTTAGCTCCGACGCCCTGGGGGAAATCAGGAACCCCCGTTGAGCGCAGAACCGGCGAGGGTCTCTCCCGAAACCCGGTTGGTCGCATCGGCACAGGTCAGGGATTCGGCCGCCCTCACCCGTCCGTCGATATCGCTGGCATTGAAATATATGATCATCGTCACGGCACTCACTTGCAGGCGACTTCGGCGTCGTACTGGAACGGCCGGTTATACCAGGATGGCTCCACGAACAGGCCGATGTGTGCCGCACCGATATTTTTCATGCGGAAAGACGCTTTCTGGCCGCGCGCAAAACGCATCTGACGTGCGGAGACCTCCTTCGTCTGTCCCTCAAGGATGTGGTAAACCTTGAGCTTGCCAAGTTGTGGCCACTTGTCGCCGAGATTGACAATCTTGAAGGTGGCAGTGCCCTGCACGCAGGCGCTGACGATTTCCAGATTGACGTTATCACCGCTCGACTGGGTCAGGTTGAGGATATTGACCTCGGCCCCCTGACGCTTTTCCAAAGGCAGCGGGACCGCGCGCTGTTGCGCCGCGGCCAAACCGGCAATACCGGTGACAAACGTAAACACTGAAATGATCGCAAGCCGTCTTAGAATCACGGTTCCACCCTCAAGCTTTATTCGACAAGCCCCGCCCGTCGTTGGCTTAAGGTATAAAACCGCTTTGTAAGCGTCGTATGTCGCCGCTGTTAGAGAATGTTACAAAATGTGAATGCCAACTTAGTTGTCGAGCGATGCCATGACACGGCCCAGCAGCCCGTTGATCTCGCTCTGCTCGATCCAGCGGAATACACCGACAATATCCAGTTCCTGATCGATCCAGATCAGGTTCGATCCGGCGCCGAGCGCGAAAAAGCTCGATGCCGGCGCATCCGGATAATACGCACGGTCCGTATTCAGCCACCACAGGAAGCCGTAGACCTTGTAGATGTCGATGGCGGTGTGCATCTGCCGCACCCACCCCGCGTCGAGGATCTGCTTGCCTGCCCATGCGCCGTTGCGCGCGATCAACAGACCGAAACGCGCATGATCGAACGTATCGATCCACATGCCGCCGCCCCAATGCGTGCCGCCGGGGACGGAAATCATCGGCTTGTCGTCGACCAGAACGCCGGAATTTTCATAGCCGTGCCACGTCCAGCCGTCGGATGCGCCGATCGGATCCATGACCCGTTCCTTCAATACCTCCGGCAAGGGGCGCTTGAAGACATGCAACAGCGCCAATGAGAACACGTTGACCCGGACATCGTTGTATTCCCAGAACGTTCCCGGGTTCTGCAACGGCCGCGCCTGGCCTTTGCGCTCGTTGGTCGATCCGGCGCCGACCTCGCGGTAATGATCGACCTGGTCGGGTTTGTCGAACAGGGTGCCGGACCATTCACTGGTCTGTGTCAGCAGATGGCGCCAGGTGATGGCGGCATTATGAGCGCCCTGAAATTCCGGAATATCGATATCGCCCGAGACAGGTGCATCGATGTCCTTGATCAGGCCGTCGCCGACGGCGATGCCGCAAAGCACGCTCAGATAACTCTTGGCGATGGAAAACGTCATGTCGACCCGCCCGGGATCGCCCCAGCTCGCGGCGATCTCTCCGTGCCGCAGGATCAATCCGGCCGGACCGCCGCGCGGTTTCAGGGGGCCCAGGAACTGGTTCCACGGTTCCGGTTCGATCTGCGTCAGCCCGGGGACGCTGCCGGCATCCTCCAGGTCGCGTGGCCACGAGCTTTCGCTGGCTTCGGCGAACGCAATGGCTGCCTTCATTTTTACTGTATCAAAGCCCAGTTCCCGTGGCTCGCGCTTGCTCCATTCGCCGGCACCGGATGCGGGCGGCACGTATGTCGAGGCTGTCACGTCAATTCTCTCCCGGAAGTAAATCAGGCATGAAATCTAGCACAGCGGTCCGGCCAACCAAGGGCGGAGTTTTGTATTCCGAAGATCAACATGTTTGCCTATGATGACATAATAAAATCAGGGAGGCTTATATGCAGTGGATCACAAGGCTGGGTTTGTCGGCATTAATACTGTGTCTTTGCGGCTTGGGCCCCCCTCCTGCGCAAGCCAAGGATTTGCGCTTCTTCAAGATCGCATCGGGGTCGAGGGGCGGCACATACTTCCCGATCGCATCCGCCCTGGCCAAGGTCATATCAAACCCGCCGGGCTCCAAATCTTGTGAGAACGGCGGCAATTGCGGCATCCCGGACGTGACAGCCACGGCCCAAAGTACCGGCGGTTCCGTCGCCAACGTCGATGCCCTGTTGGCCAGGAAGTTTCCCTCTGCCATTGCCCAATCGGACGTCACGTACTGGTCCTATAGCGGCACCGGCCCGTTCCGGACGCGCAAACCGAATACCAGCCTTTGCGTGATCACCAGCCTGTATCCGGAAGACGTGCATCTGGTCGCTGCCAAATCGGCGGGGATCGGTAAAATGGAAGACCTGTCCGGCAAGCGCGTCGCACTGGGCGAGCGGGATTCCGGCGCGTTGCTGGGCGCACAGCTTCTTGTCCGCGCCTACGGTCTGCAGGAAGGCAAGGATTTCACCCCGTCATTCGTTAATTTCTCCGGCGCAGTGGATGCGCTGAAGGCCGGAAACGTAGATGCCTTCATCACCGTCGCCGGCCATCCGAGCAGCAGCATCACGAAGATATTGAAATCGGGACAAGCGCAACTGGTGCCGATCGTCGGCAAAGGCCGCGAGGTTCTGGCGGAAAAATCGCCTTTCTATGCACTCTCGGAAATACCGGCCGGCGTTTATCCGGGGCAAAGAAATGTCGTCGAAACGGTCGCCGTAACCGCGCTCTGGCTGGCGAGGACCGATCTTGATCAGAATTTCGTCTACAAACTGACCAAGGCGTTCTGGAGCAACAAATTCGCCCGCTCGATCCTCGATGGCGCGCATCCCAAGGGGAAATCCATCACCATGGACTCATCCTTCGACGGCGTACCGATCCCGTTATGCGTCGGTACACAGAATTACTACAAGGAAATCGGCCGACTTAAATGACATCACCAAACCTGCTCAATGCCACCGATGCCCGCGCGGCCATACGGTCCGGGAATATGTCTTCACGTGATCTGGTCGACGCGTGCCTGGCCCGTGCCGAAGCCCGCGAAGCCGATGTCGGGGCTTGGACCTACCTGAACCCCTGCCTTGCCCGCGAACAGGCCGATGCCTGCGACGAAGCCATGGCCGCCGGGCGCAATCTGGGTCCGCTGCACGGCATTCCGGTCGGGCTCAAGGACATCATCGACACCGCCGACATGCCGACGGAAAACGGCTCGGCGCTTTTCGAAGGCCGCCGCCCGGTCACCGACAGCACCATCGCCCGTCTGCTGCGCGCCGCTGGTGCCGTGGTCATGGGCAAGACCGTCACCACGGAGTTTGCGCTGACCGCGCCCGGCAAGACGAAAAATCCGCATAATCCGGCTCATACGCCGGGTGGATCGTCATCGGGGTCCGCCGCCGCCGTCGCCGATCACCAGATACCGCTTTCCGTCGGGACACAAACCGGCGGCTCGATGATCCGGCCCGCATCTTTTTGCGGGGTCCATGGCTTCAAACCGACCTTCGGATCGATCTCTCGCGCCGGCATGTCGCCGCTGGCCCGGCCTCTGGACCACCCCGGCATTTACGCCCGCTCGCTGGCGGATATCGCGCTTGCCGGCGATGTCCTGATGGTCAAGGACCCGGCGGATTTGGACATGCGCGGCCACCCGCGCGGCAAGCTTGTCGACGCGCTTTCATCGCCGTCCGTGACGCCGCCGCGCATCGCCTTCGTCAAGGGGCCGATGTGGGCTGACGCCGAACCGTACATGGACGGCCTGTTCGCCGACGTTATGGACAAGCTGGGCAATCACGCGCGCGAAGTTGAAATGACCGGTGTGTTCGACCAGGCGCTGGCATGCCATTCGACCGTAATGATGGCGAATGTGCGCGCCAATATCGGCGATTACTGCCGTGACCATGCGGACAAGGTGCGCGACGAAACGATACGCCGAAATGCCCAGGGCGCGGGAATCGCCGCGGAAGCCTATGTGCAGGCAATCGAATTCAGGGATACCCTTGCCGGCGCACTGGACAGGATGTTTGAAAATTACGATGTGTTGATCACCGCAGGTGCCCCCGGCGAAGCGCCGCGCGATCTGAGCAACACGGGGAATGCCGTTTTCCAGAAGATCTGGACCCTGACCGGTGTACCGACCGTCACGTTGCCGAAACTGACGGGGCCGACGGGACTGCCTGTCGGGCTTCAAGTCATCGGCCGGTTTGCCCACGATGGTGAACTTCTGCGCCACGCACAGTGGATCGAGGATGCGTTTTGACGACTATTGTGAACAAAGACCGGTTATGGGATTCCCTCATGCAGCTTGCCAAGATCGGTGCCACGTCCAAGGGTGGCGTATGCCGGATCGCGCTCAGTGAGGAAGACCGGCGCGGGCGCGATCTTTTCTGCAGTTGGGCACGCGATGCCGGATGCGATATCCGCATCGATGCGATCGGCAATATTTTCGCCCGCCGTCCGGGCCTGGATGCAGGTGCCGCCCCGGTCGTAACCGGCAGTCATATCGACAGCCAGCCGCTGGGCGGCAAATTCGACGGTGCCTTTGGCGTCATGGCCGGGCTTGAGGTGATCCGCGCACTGAACGATGCAGGTATTGAAACCCGCGCCCCGATCGAAGTCGTCGACTGGACCGATGAAGAAGGTGCCCGCTTTGCCGCCGGATGTATCGGTTCCGGCACCTTCGCCGGACATCGCGAACTGGATCAGGCGCTGGCGCTCAGGGATGCCGACGGCATCAGCGTCGCCGACGCCCTGCAGAGCATCGGCTATGCCGGTTCGTCCCCTGTCGGCGGCAGCCCGATCAAGGCTTATTTCGAGGCCCACATCGAGCAAGGGCCGATACTTGAACAGGCAGGGCTTGCTGTCGGCGCCGTCGTCGGCGCGCAGGGACAGCGCTGCTTCATCATCACGGTGACGGGGACGGATGGCCATGCCGGCACATTGCCCATGAACAAGCGCCAGGATGCCTTTGTCGGCACCGCGAAAATGACCGTTGCATTAAACGAACTGGCGGCGACCTACGAGCCGGCGGCGGTGATCACCGTCGGCTATGTTCGCGTGCAGCCGAATTCCCGAAATACCGTCCCCGGAAAAACCGTCTTCACTATCGACAGCCGGCA
This genomic window contains:
- a CDS encoding serine hydrolase translates to MTASTYVPPASGAGEWSKREPRELGFDTVKMKAAIAFAEASESSWPRDLEDAGSVPGLTQIEPEPWNQFLGPLKPRGGPAGLILRHGEIAASWGDPGRVDMTFSIAKSYLSVLCGIAVGDGLIKDIDAPVSGDIDIPEFQGAHNAAITWRHLLTQTSEWSGTLFDKPDQVDHYREVGAGSTNERKGQARPLQNPGTFWEYNDVRVNVFSLALLHVFKRPLPEVLKERVMDPIGASDGWTWHGYENSGVLVDDKPMISVPGGTHWGGGMWIDTFDHARFGLLIARNGAWAGKQILDAGWVRQMHTAIDIYKVYGFLWWLNTDRAYYPDAPASSFFALGAGSNLIWIDQELDIVGVFRWIEQSEINGLLGRVMASLDN
- a CDS encoding Zn-dependent hydrolase, with amino-acid sequence MTTIVNKDRLWDSLMQLAKIGATSKGGVCRIALSEEDRRGRDLFCSWARDAGCDIRIDAIGNIFARRPGLDAGAAPVVTGSHIDSQPLGGKFDGAFGVMAGLEVIRALNDAGIETRAPIEVVDWTDEEGARFAAGCIGSGTFAGHRELDQALALRDADGISVADALQSIGYAGSSPVGGSPIKAYFEAHIEQGPILEQAGLAVGAVVGAQGQRCFIITVTGTDGHAGTLPMNKRQDAFVGTAKMTVALNELAATYEPAAVITVGYVRVQPNSRNTVPGKTVFTIDSRHPDLDILARMETDMMRICQDIADASGLKLEVEAITRAEPVVFDPDCVDAIRNACTDRQIRYIDMHSGAGHDACKLAAVCPVGMIFVPCEGGISHNELESASAGDLATGTQVLLDAMLKAAG
- a CDS encoding threonine/serine dehydratase encodes the protein MSLLVSFEDIQDARARLHPSVRRTPILPVARDSREIGAEKLSVKCENLQVTGAYKIRAAFTMLDRLSAAEKAKGVVLTSSGNFAQAFAFAGRLLGVPICVVMLNETSAYKVDATRDHGADVVFCDDALARQPMVGQVANERGMTAIDTWEEYWITAGHASLGMEICEDAPDVQQVLVPVSSGGVAGGTAAAVKHIRPDVKVIGVQPERANAAYVSRAAGEPTAIDYWDSIADGLSARRPGERPFAHLEAYMDDIVLVSENDIGRAFVTLLTRAKLLGEAAGVVASAAFLAGKVDTSLNTVAALTGGNLTRESMDKLYALAEG
- a CDS encoding TAXI family TRAP transporter solute-binding subunit; protein product: MQWITRLGLSALILCLCGLGPPPAQAKDLRFFKIASGSRGGTYFPIASALAKVISNPPGSKSCENGGNCGIPDVTATAQSTGGSVANVDALLARKFPSAIAQSDVTYWSYSGTGPFRTRKPNTSLCVITSLYPEDVHLVAAKSAGIGKMEDLSGKRVALGERDSGALLGAQLLVRAYGLQEGKDFTPSFVNFSGAVDALKAGNVDAFITVAGHPSSSITKILKSGQAQLVPIVGKGREVLAEKSPFYALSEIPAGVYPGQRNVVETVAVTALWLARTDLDQNFVYKLTKAFWSNKFARSILDGAHPKGKSITMDSSFDGVPIPLCVGTQNYYKEIGRLK
- a CDS encoding amidase, whose amino-acid sequence is MTSPNLLNATDARAAIRSGNMSSRDLVDACLARAEAREADVGAWTYLNPCLAREQADACDEAMAAGRNLGPLHGIPVGLKDIIDTADMPTENGSALFEGRRPVTDSTIARLLRAAGAVVMGKTVTTEFALTAPGKTKNPHNPAHTPGGSSSGSAAAVADHQIPLSVGTQTGGSMIRPASFCGVHGFKPTFGSISRAGMSPLARPLDHPGIYARSLADIALAGDVLMVKDPADLDMRGHPRGKLVDALSSPSVTPPRIAFVKGPMWADAEPYMDGLFADVMDKLGNHAREVEMTGVFDQALACHSTVMMANVRANIGDYCRDHADKVRDETIRRNAQGAGIAAEAYVQAIEFRDTLAGALDRMFENYDVLITAGAPGEAPRDLSNTGNAVFQKIWTLTGVPTVTLPKLTGPTGLPVGLQVIGRFAHDGELLRHAQWIEDAF
- a CDS encoding TolC family outer membrane protein, encoding MANPIEIELTGLITQHPQIKAAEKSLQSSRQGVKSAIANFYPTVSLTGDAGYEHIDSPSARSDNAPEGDAYGRTRNTASLTVTQNLFNGYANASAVRTARLNRELAQISFEGTRQNTIFEGIQVYIDVLRQRRLIELARENEATIQRQLNLEDERVQRGSGVAVDVLQAKSRLQIAKERRVNFEGALEDAISRYTQVFAHPPDIEAMLDPEPPIDLIPSELSKSIDIAIVENPAVGNSGTTVEVARERRRTVRAELFPTVDLEGTYNYEKHNNATLGTRRDYSLVVSSTWELFSGFSTRASMAQAAYDYHASKDQHEYTVRKVVEQSKLAWQSLLTARERLELLENAVNIASEVFESRKKLREAGKETVINVLDAENEVNNAQINYTSAFYDERLAVYQLLLAMGRLDSKNLALGF